The genomic window CCATTAGTTGTTCTAAACTTATGTCCACCTGCCATTTCATCAAATCCATCAATATGACAAGATGCTTGTACTCTTCTTCTTTCTCCAATTTTTCCAGCATCATCATATACTACATCTTTTGCTGTATAACAAGTACAAGTACTACAAGCTATTGTACAACTACCTCATCCTAAACATCTTTTATCAAATTCTTCCCACATTTTATGTTTCTTTAACTTTTCTAATACTTCTTTATCATTAATTTCAGGTATAACAAATTCTTAATTTTTATATTATTGATAAGTAAATACCTATTAGTATTTGTACTTCTTTTTCTAAAATTAAAAAACAGTACAAATTATTTATTAAATTTGTACTGTTAAATTCCAATTTTTAAATTTAAATAAAATCTTATTCTATTACTAATCCCATTAGTCTCGTTAAATCTAATCCCTGAACAGGTGTAACTATTGCACCTTCTAAATCTTTTATTTGTATATCAATTCCACTTATATCACACGTAGTAAGATTAATCTTAGATAAGGAAGTTTTATTAAAATAGGCATTAGTTAAATCAACATATTTTAAATACATCTTTTCATGCTTAATTTCTTGAAATGTACTATCTTGAAAATTAGATTCTACAATATTTATACCTTTAAATCTTGCAAATGAAAAATTTGAATACTTAGCTGATACATTTTCAAAAAGTACATCTTTTAAGCTTGCCTCATCAAATCTTGCTCCTACTAATTTGCAATTAATAAATTCTACTCTATTTATTAACCCTCCTGTAAAATCAATATTAGATAAATCGCAATTCTCAAATTTTGAATCTAATAAATCAACATTTTTGAAAGCACAATTATTAAATATAACATTTTTAAATACACAGGAATCTATGGTTAATCCTATATCATTTTTATCTTCTATAGTTATATTTTCTATAAGCTTATTTTGAATTTTTTCTTGGATAATTATTTCTTCATAAATATCATTTATAATTTCTAAATCATCTATAAATTTAGGTTTTTGTATTTTAGCTACCTTCTTCATATTTTAAAATGTAAAAGAAGTACTATACCACTTCCTTTTAGTTCCTCCTCACTTATTTTATTAAATATATTATACTTATAATTTTTATAGTAATTAATTCTTTATCTCAATCCTAAGTATTTCTTATTAAATCATCTTTAAATAACCCTATAAAATTAATAGTTTTACTAGATATTTTTGCAGCTTTATTAACTATACTATCTATTTCATCTGTTATATTTTTAATATCTTTTTTATTAAGAACGCCATAATAAGCCTCTTTTGCAAGATAACTTAGCTGTTCTTTTTCCTTAACTGAAAATTTAATCATAGGTATTCTTGATACATATCCGGATGTTATCATATTACTTCTAATTAGAATTCCCCTTACTATATATGTTACTAGTTTACAATTTAAATATGCTAATAACCACCATGAGTCATTTTCAGTACATATAATATTAGTATTTACTCCGAATGTACTATTTTTAGGAAATTTGCATGCAGTAAAGTCTACCCCCATAGATGAACATATTATCCCCGGTTCATATAGAAAGTCTTTATTTCTTACTATAAAGTTCTTTATTTCTTTATCAAATTTAAGAAAATTCTTATGCAAATAAATATTTTTATTTGTATAAAATTTATCCTTACCTGGATTTTTATAAAATGGTATAGTATATGGATCTTTTTTATCTCTCGATAAATATACCTTATCATTTCCTGTTGAAATTCCAGTAATACACTTATAAAAATCTCCTAATCTTTTTCCATTAAATAGTCTCCTTATATCATCAGGACATTCTATAATAAATTCCGAATTATCCTTTAAATCCTGTAATACTATATCTTTCAATAAATATTTTTTTTCATATTTTTTGTTAAGGTTAGATTTTAATATTTTTCTTAGTTCTTCCGTGTTTTTAGGTCTATTATTTACAATTATCTTCCCCTGATTTTCTTTTCCTTTTTGTAAAATTATAATACTGGTTCTTACATCTGCATCTTGATTTAAAAATAAGTCTGTAGGACACATAGTTATTTCATGTATAGCACACTCTGCTATTATCTTTTTTCTTAGACTTTCATGATATTTAGCTGTTAAAAATGAATCATGTGTAATTAGACCAATTACTGAATTAGGCTTAGCAAAGTCTATAATGGCGGATATAAACATACTATACATATTGTGAACTCCAACATCATTAAAATAGGGCTTTAAAACACTTTTATTCTTTTTAATAAAATCAACTTCATGACAGTTATACGGAGGATTTGCTATATAATAATCATAATTTAACTCTAGTTTATTAGACTTTTTTCTATTACAATAATAATCAATAAAATTATCATTATAAAAATTACAGTTATATTTTTCTTTATATTTAATAATATCCATCCCATCTATATCCATCTTATTTGATATGAAGACTGACAATAACTCTTCTTTTCCACAGCAAGGATCAAGAACTCTGTTTCCAATATGAAAACTAGTCATTCTTAATGCAATATACTCACCAACAAATTTTGGAGTATAGTAATATCCTAATTTTCTTCTATCTATTTTCTGGTTATCAGATTTTAAACCTTCATTAGTAAGTATTTTTATCTTTCTTGCCATTCTAAATTCCTTCCTAATCTAATTTTTAATAAACTATTGAAACTCCACAGGATATTTTTAGTGTTAGCATTTAATTAATATTGACTTTTTTAAGAATTCGTCTTCACTTAAAAATTTTATTTTCTGTCCTTTATCTTTTAAATCAACAGCTCTTCTAAGCTTATTGCTCATTTCTTCTCTCTTTAAATCATTTATATCTTTTGTGTTAGTTACTATACAAGTTGTTTTTTTAGTTACCGAGCTACCTACACTCCCACCAAGTTTTCTAACTAATACTGTAGCTTCATCCCTTGTCATAGATGATAAACCCCCTGTAAATACAATAACTTCATCTTTAAAAGCATCTATATTAAACTCTTCTATTTCATTCTTACTTAAACTTTCCTTATTAGATACTTTATAAACTCTTCCCTTAGTTGAAGATGGAGTGTATCCATTGGTAAAAACACGACCTATAGTTACCCCTAATAATTTTGATATTTCTCCAACATCTTTTGTATCTAACTCTTTTGATATATTAAGTAATATATTGCTACAAGCTAATGCATCTGCTAATGCATCATGATGATTAAACTCATACCCTAAAAATTTATTTACTGTATTTAATTTAGAATTATCCAGCTTATAATAAAAATTTCTAGACAGCTTCATTGTGCAAATATACTCAAAACAAGGTAATTTTAACCCATAGAGTTCTAAAGTGTTTCTTAATACAGATATATCAAATGATGCATTATGAGCTATAACTAAACTATCATTAAAATAATCCTTAATTTTATCCCATATATGATTAAATTCTAATTCATTTTCCACCATACTCGGTCTTATACCGTGAATTCCAATATTAATTGGCATAAATCTCATTTCTTTAGGCCTTATTAAATAATGAATTCTCTCTACTACTTTACTATCTTTAACTACAACAATCCCTATAGAACAAGGGCTATTTCTTTTTTCATTAGCTGTTTCAAAATCTATAGCTATAAAATTCATTGCTTTTTCTCCTGTACATCTTTATTAATTTACTTATTAAAATCTTATTTACTTTATTAATTCATCATCTTCTATAAATACTTGTATTTGACAACTATAGGATTCTATATTAAAAAAATCATTAAATAAATCTATTTCAATAAAACTTCTAATCTTCAACTTATTTTTCTCTATATAATTAAATAATTTTTCTCTTTGTATTTCTTCATTTGCTTTACTATAAGCTAAAGTTAAATATCTACCTTCAGGCAATACCTTTATATAATTATCATCTTTACTTTTAATATCATCTTTAATAGTATTAAAAACATACCCTGGTTTTACATTTCCATTAGATTCAATATTATATATGATTCCCCTTTCCATATATACATCTATATCTCTTTCATGAATCACTTTCTCTAAATCTGAGTAATAAATAAGTTCTTTTAAGCTTCCAACTTCTTTACATGGTACTACAATTATATATCTTTTCTTAAAGAAGCTAATTTCCATTTCATCATTGTTTAATATATTTTTAGATTGTTCTACTTCCATATTCAATCTATCAATATTTTTTATTATTTCTTCCATTTTACTTATATTTTTTTTCGCCTCTATTCTTTTTAATTGCAGAAATTCTATTAACTTATCTGTATTGCATTCTTTAAATATTTCTTGAAGCTCAGCTATACTAGTTCCTAAAGCTCTACATCCTTTTATAATATCTATATAAATAAATTGATCTATAGAGTAATATCTATATCCACTTTTCTCATCTATATATCTTGGAATAAGAATCCCCACCTTATGGTAATACCTTAAAGCCTTTATTGTAATCTCTTTAATTTTAGAAATCTCACCAATTGAAAATAGATTTTTCACCTTAATCACTATCCTTATAAATTATTAAACCATACTTGACTCTCCTCTTAGAGTACATATTATTATCATTATACGGTATTTATAAAAAATACTGAAGATTTTTTAATTATTGAAAGGATAGTGTATAAATATGGGTAACGTAATATATAGAGAATTGGTTAGAGAAGATTATAGTAGAGTTAAAGAGCTAATTGGAGATGCTTTTGGCTTTAATAATTTTATTAAAGATAAGGGGTTTTTAGATTTAGTTTTAAATATTTATTTGCAAGACTGCATTTTAGCAAGCTCATTTAGTAAGGTAGCTGAAAAAGATAATAAGGTTATTGGTTTTATTTTAGGTGATTCAAAAAAAGATAAACACCGTTTAAGAAAATCTCATAATATTATAAGTATTGCTGCTACTAGCTTCAAACTAATTATATCTAATAAAGAAAATAAAAAGGCACTTAAAGAATTCTCAAAAATCTCAGACACATATAAAGAGATTATTCGAGGTAAAAAAGAAAAATTTCAGGGTTGCATACAATTATTCATTGTATCTAAAGAATCTAGAGGTCTTGGAGTTGGAAAAACCTTAGTAAATTATTTATTTAATTATATGAAAAGCATGGAAGTAAAGTCTTTATATTTATATACAGATACTCGTTGCAATTATGGATTCTATGATAGCCAAAACTTTAAACGATTAATAGAAAAAGAGATTCGATTTAATTCTTTTAATGAAAAACTTAATATATTTGTTTATGAATATAACTTTTAATTAATTAAAATACTAAGCAGTAAAAATAAGTTTCACTTATTAAAATTTTAATACTGTATATTATAAAGGAGCTGTTTAACGCAGCTCCTAATTTGAATACTATATTATTGACAGTTTAAATAATTCGTAAAATAATATTGAAACATATTTTAATATTATTTTAATAAATCTTTAAGATCTATTTCCCTTTATAAATCTAATGGCTGTTAAAGTATTTGGACCTTCTATATCAACATCTTCAGGATTTTCTTCATCAGAATATACTAAAACTTTATATCTCACATTAGAAAGTTCTGTAGTTTCAACATCTACATGTGAAAATGGTATTGCTACATCATCACTTGCTGGTGCAAGATCTACTTCTAAAGTGTAAATAGGTTTAGGTGTGTCTATTAATGAAGAAGTTTTTTGAATAATTATTGTAATATTAGCACTTTCCTCTTCCCTCTTATCCTCTTCCTCTTCATCTTCTAAATCTTGTTCATATTCATGATCTAATACTACAACACCGCTTAACCATACTATATCTCCTGGACAAACTTTTTTAAAAGCTACTTCAAGCATTTGAGTTGGATTTGTAGGATCTATAGATACAGGAACATCATCGCCATCTGCTCTTTCATCAAATTGAAATTCAATTGATTTAATTAAATTACCATAACACTTGCACTTATATTCATCTTCATAATCTGGGTAATAACATTTGGAGTTTATCATAAATGTGTACCTCCTACTTATTATTCTTTACTAATATTATATTCAGTAACATTAAAATTTGATACATTATGTAAATATTAAATTTACTTATATATTAAATGAGAATCCTATAAAGGATAAAAATCCCAAATTACTATTTAGCACATTTAAAAACTTTAATTAATGCTAATTTCATGGTTCTAAACAAATAATGTAATCAAAAATTAAAAGAGCCATCTAATAAGCTATTACTTATTAGATGGCTCTTATAATAATCTAAAATTATCTTCTATTTTGTTCTTTTTTAGCTCTTCTACAAGATATGCATCTTGTAGGTTCATTATCGAATCCCTTTTCTTTGTAGAATTCTTGTTCTCCTACTGAAAATACGAATTCACTTCCACAATCTTTACATATAATTATCTTATCTGTCATAAATATTCCTCCTAAAATTAAAGATTCTAAATTGATAATAATCTCTAATTTATGAGAAACTATTTACCTAAATGAAATCCATTTTGTTAGCATTTTGCTACAATTTTATTATATCATAATAAAAATTTTATTTCAATACTTTTCTGAATTATTTAATAAAAATAAATTTTAATTCTATTAAAAATAACTATTTTATAGAATTAAAAATCACTATTTGAAATCTGCCTAGGCCATGAAAGCAAACTCTTTCTTGATATTTTTAGTTGTCTTTCATCAGGAAAATTTAAATCACAAAAATAATTATGATAATTTGCCGTCCACACGTATTTATCCCATACCGTTATATTTTCTTTATGTAAATCTAACATTTCTTCAATTTTTAATTTATGCCTCATAAGTAAATTAATTTTAACCATATCAAATTCATATTCATTATCGCATTCTGTATAATATTTAAATATAGTATTTAAATAATTTAAAAACCATTGTCCATCACTATCAATAAGTATTTTATTCTGTTGTGGAGCAACCTCATAATAATTTATATACTTTTGCAATCTATTTACAGTTTTATTATCTAATATAATTCTAGGGTAGCAAGCTAAAGTACTTTCTGTATTATGAGCATCTAAAAGAGCCGGTCCAAAAACAATATCTTCATTTATATAAAACTCTCCTATGCTCACACCGCCTCTAACAAATAAGCCCTCTAAAGATAAATTAAATTGATATTCAGATACATTATCTAATATTTCATCTAACTCTTCTTCACCATCATCTTTTATAGGATACCCAACAATCATATTATCAGTATATATCTTTATTTTACCCTCACTATACTTATTGGGAATTATACATTGTTTATTCTTATTTATAAGGTAACTAATTTCTTTCAGCAAATCATTACCATACCCGTCTGTACACGAGTTTATTATCATTTGCGAAAAACCTAATATATCTATAGCGCACACTACAGAGTTAACAAGCTTCGGATTATTTTTATTATATTTTTGCATATTCATTTCAACACCACCTCACTTATATTATACTTTTCATATTATATAATACATTAAACGAATGTTGAATATAAGAATTAAGCTTTTAACTAATACTCCTTTTCATTATTAAAAATACTATAATTATTTTATTAAATTATAATTTCTAATATATCTTTAGGAGAATTTAATTTATATGTTGCTTTTAAAGTATCTAAATCTTCTCGCCCCCATAACGCTAATATAGAATCAACTTCAGCATTTTTGGCACATTGCATATCATATATTGAATCCCCAATATATATTGTTTCTTCTTTTTTAGCATTAGCTATTTTTAAGTACTTTTCCATTGGCTCACCATCTGGCTTATGCTTAAGAGTATCATCAGCACAAATTACCACATCAAAATAATCATCTAATTCAAATCTCATAAAATCAGTTTCATATTCCTTTCTAGTTTTAGAAGTTATAATTCCTAACTTAATAGATTTAGATTTTAACTCCTCTATTACTTCTCTAATTCCATTAAAAAGCTTTATATCATCTAAATAGTCATTATAATATTCATTCCACATATTCTCTACTTGCTCTAAATTACCTATATTCAATTTTAATAAAGCATCTCTTCCTGGTATTCCTAAAGCGAACTTAAGGTCACTTAAGTTCACATTTACTCCCTTTACCTCTAAAAGAGTTTTCTGCAAAGATTTTAAAACTGCCTTTTCAGAATCTATCAAGGTTCCATCAATATCAAAAACTACATGTAAATATCTCATATATTCCTCCAGTATTTATATTAAATATTAAACTCTAAATAACTAACTAATTAACTCATTTGCCATACTATTTAAACCATATTCATAATCAGCTCTAAATTCATTAGAAATTATAATTTCTGGTATTACTATTCT from Clostridium septicum includes these protein-coding regions:
- a CDS encoding GNAT family N-acetyltransferase produces the protein MGNVIYRELVREDYSRVKELIGDAFGFNNFIKDKGFLDLVLNIYLQDCILASSFSKVAEKDNKVIGFILGDSKKDKHRLRKSHNIISIAATSFKLIISNKENKKALKEFSKISDTYKEIIRGKKEKFQGCIQLFIVSKESRGLGVGKTLVNYLFNYMKSMEVKSLYLYTDTRCNYGFYDSQNFKRLIEKEIRFNSFNEKLNIFVYEYNF
- a CDS encoding N-6 DNA methylase; this translates as MARKIKILTNEGLKSDNQKIDRRKLGYYYTPKFVGEYIALRMTSFHIGNRVLDPCCGKEELLSVFISNKMDIDGMDIIKYKEKYNCNFYNDNFIDYYCNRKKSNKLELNYDYYIANPPYNCHEVDFIKKNKSVLKPYFNDVGVHNMYSMFISAIIDFAKPNSVIGLITHDSFLTAKYHESLRKKIIAECAIHEITMCPTDLFLNQDADVRTSIIILQKGKENQGKIIVNNRPKNTEELRKILKSNLNKKYEKKYLLKDIVLQDLKDNSEFIIECPDDIRRLFNGKRLGDFYKCITGISTGNDKVYLSRDKKDPYTIPFYKNPGKDKFYTNKNIYLHKNFLKFDKEIKNFIVRNKDFLYEPGIICSSMGVDFTACKFPKNSTFGVNTNIICTENDSWWLLAYLNCKLVTYIVRGILIRSNMITSGYVSRIPMIKFSVKEKEQLSYLAKEAYYGVLNKKDIKNITDEIDSIVNKAAKISSKTINFIGLFKDDLIRNT
- a CDS encoding MerR family transcriptional regulator, which translates into the protein MKNLFSIGEISKIKEITIKALRYYHKVGILIPRYIDEKSGYRYYSIDQFIYIDIIKGCRALGTSIAELQEIFKECNTDKLIEFLQLKRIEAKKNISKMEEIIKNIDRLNMEVEQSKNILNNDEMEISFFKKRYIIVVPCKEVGSLKELIYYSDLEKVIHERDIDVYMERGIIYNIESNGNVKPGYVFNTIKDDIKSKDDNYIKVLPEGRYLTLAYSKANEEIQREKLFNYIEKNKLKIRSFIEIDLFNDFFNIESYSCQIQVFIEDDELIK
- a CDS encoding zinc-ribbon domain-containing protein, yielding MTDKIIICKDCGSEFVFSVGEQEFYKEKGFDNEPTRCISCRRAKKEQNRR
- a CDS encoding HAD family hydrolase, producing the protein MRYLHVVFDIDGTLIDSEKAVLKSLQKTLLEVKGVNVNLSDLKFALGIPGRDALLKLNIGNLEQVENMWNEYYNDYLDDIKLFNGIREVIEELKSKSIKLGIITSKTRKEYETDFMRFELDDYFDVVICADDTLKHKPDGEPMEKYLKIANAKKEETIYIGDSIYDMQCAKNAEVDSILALWGREDLDTLKATYKLNSPKDILEIII
- a CDS encoding exonuclease domain-containing protein, yielding MNFIAIDFETANEKRNSPCSIGIVVVKDSKVVERIHYLIRPKEMRFMPINIGIHGIRPSMVENELEFNHIWDKIKDYFNDSLVIAHNASFDISVLRNTLELYGLKLPCFEYICTMKLSRNFYYKLDNSKLNTVNKFLGYEFNHHDALADALACSNILLNISKELDTKDVGEISKLLGVTIGRVFTNGYTPSSTKGRVYKVSNKESLSKNEIEEFNIDAFKDEVIVFTGGLSSMTRDEATVLVRKLGGSVGSSVTKKTTCIVTNTKDINDLKREEMSNKLRRAVDLKDKGQKIKFLSEDEFLKKSILIKC
- a CDS encoding pentapeptide repeat-containing protein, with the protein product MKKVAKIQKPKFIDDLEIINDIYEEIIIQEKIQNKLIENITIEDKNDIGLTIDSCVFKNVIFNNCAFKNVDLLDSKFENCDLSNIDFTGGLINRVEFINCKLVGARFDEASLKDVLFENVSAKYSNFSFARFKGINIVESNFQDSTFQEIKHEKMYLKYVDLTNAYFNKTSLSKINLTTCDISGIDIQIKDLEGAIVTPVQGLDLTRLMGLVIE